Proteins encoded by one window of Scatophagus argus isolate fScaArg1 chromosome 4, fScaArg1.pri, whole genome shotgun sequence:
- the si:ch211-158d24.4 gene encoding lymphotoxin-alpha, with protein MEMLDGSGRLIREWETSGMEEDGFFRGVDARSHRHHTNTSPNEARLQRMVQFLAVAILLLTSVVLALLVTVLLGGRTHEFPSSQPTAHPVSKPPGINFKQPQQQSNNPRAMLTAPTGSHTDGKYLQWESNDGHAFCHGGFNYSSGDLVVPRSGLYRVFLQITYESKDKHNCDELKLINKVFVFRDSYPHDVPLLSSVDTVSYTKPWSKSLYTDGLFFLEANCRLHVTSSCPDLIIKREYQVFFGAELMPQ; from the exons ATGGAGATGCTGGATGGGAGCGGAAGGCTGATCCGTGAATGGGAAACCAGTGGCATGGAGGAAGACGGCTTCTTCCGAGGAGTGGACGCACGATCACATCGACACCACACGAATACATCGCCAAACGAGGCACGACTACAACGGATGGTGCAGTTTTTAGCCGTGGCTATCCTGCTACTGACTTCTGTAGTCCTGGCTTTGCTGGTCACGGTTCTGCTCGGAGGACGAACACATGAGTTCCCGAGCAGCCAG CCCACAGCGCATCCTGTCAGCAAACCACCAG GCATCAACTTCAAACAGCCACAACAGCAGTCCAACAATCCACGTGCCATGCTAACAG CTCCAACAGGCAGCCACACTGATGGGAAATATCTTCAGTGGGAGAGTAATGATGGACATGCTTTCTGTCATGGAGGTTTCAATTACTCCAGTGGGGACCTAGTGGTGCCCAGAAGCGGACTGTACAGAGTCTTCCTGCAGATCACCTATGAGAGTAAGGACAAACACAACTGTGATGAGCTTAAACTCATCAACAAGGTGTTTGTTTTCCGGGATTCTTATCCTCACGACGTGCCTCTCCTGTCATCAGTCGACACAGTGAGTTACACGAAGCCATGGAGTAAATCCCTCTATACAGACggtttgtttttcctggagGCTAACTGCAGACTGCATGTGACATCATCCTGCCCTGATCTGATCATTAAGAGAGAATACCAGGTGTTCTTTGGCGCTGAACTAATGCCCCAGTGA